The Campylobacter sp. RM10537 genome has a segment encoding these proteins:
- a CDS encoding dehypoxanthine futalosine cyclase — translation MKRLNKIEALDILKNASLVEIGEMAYQKKIELHPEKITTFVVDRNINYTNVCCIDCSFCAFYRHHKEDDAYILSFEEIGKKIEELEAIGGTQILFQGGVHPKLKIEWYEELVSWIKEHYPNITIHGFSAVEIAYIAKASKISIAEVLQRLQQKGLFSIPGAGAEVLSDRVRDIIAPNKCDTKTWLEVHRQAHKIGMKSTATMMFGTVENDEEIIDHLDHLRTLQDKTDGFRAFILWSFQSENTLLIQKHPEIMKQSSNKYLRLLALSRLYLDNFKNLQSSWVTQGSLIGQLALKFGANDLGSTMMEENVVSAAGASYRMNQDEMIRLIRSLGENPAKRNTAYEILEKF, via the coding sequence TTGAAAAGACTAAATAAAATAGAAGCTTTAGATATATTAAAAAATGCTAGTTTGGTTGAGATTGGAGAAATGGCTTATCAAAAAAAAATAGAACTTCATCCTGAAAAAATTACTACTTTTGTTGTTGATAGAAATATAAATTATACTAATGTTTGCTGTATTGATTGTTCTTTTTGTGCATTTTATCGTCATCATAAAGAAGATGATGCTTATATTTTAAGTTTTGAAGAAATTGGTAAAAAAATAGAAGAATTAGAGGCTATAGGTGGAACTCAAATTCTTTTTCAAGGTGGAGTGCATCCAAAACTTAAAATTGAATGGTATGAGGAACTTGTTTCTTGGATTAAAGAGCATTATCCTAATATAACAATTCATGGCTTTTCTGCGGTTGAAATTGCTTATATTGCTAAAGCATCTAAAATTTCTATAGCAGAGGTTTTGCAAAGATTACAGCAAAAGGGTTTGTTTTCCATACCTGGTGCAGGTGCTGAGGTTTTAAGCGATAGGGTGCGTGATATTATAGCGCCAAATAAATGCGATACTAAAACTTGGCTAGAGGTGCATCGCCAAGCTCATAAAATTGGCATGAAAAGCACAGCTACTATGATGTTTGGAACAGTTGAAAATGATGAGGAAATTATAGATCATTTAGATCACTTAAGAACGCTTCAAGATAAAACGGATGGATTTCGAGCTTTTATTTTATGGAGTTTTCAAAGTGAAAATACACTTTTAATTCAAAAACATCCTGAAATTATGAAGCAAAGTTCTAATAAATATCTTAGACTTCTAGCTCTTTCAAGACTTTATTTAGATAATTTTAAAAATTTGCAAAGTTCTTGGGTGACGCAAGGTTCTTTAATAGGACAACTTGCCTTAAAATTTGGTGCTAATGATTTGGGATCAACTATGATGGAAGAAAATGTAGTAAGTGCTGCGGGTGCAAGCTATAGGATGAATCAAGATGAAATGATACGATTGATTAGAAGTTTAGGTGAAAACCCTGCAAAACGTAATACAGCTTATGAAATTTTGGAGAAATTTTAA
- a CDS encoding M16 family metallopeptidase: MQYLENQGIKIPFIFEKNQDLPIVVLKLVFQNCGRSYDEIAGLAKMFSRILNEGVDDQFFKELEFRAISLEASSGFESLEINLSCLNEHFKFAMHQIERLLLKPRIEEKILKKIKINTLGELASKKSDFDYLAKNLLNSEVFEYLEFQSPNDGDEKSIESITLESLHHYYKKNIHLNNLVCVIGGNIEEKEAKDFLNSLLEKLHKGEVNKNKKYEFCKKNKDKVLVRKESEQAYIYFATPLHLSFNDKDIHLAKIALFVLGQGGFGSRIMEEIRVKRGLAYSAYAMLDIRLSFSRIFGYLQTKNESATEAKKIIKKLFDNFLQYGINENELIQAKNFLIGSSPLRYESLSKRLAIAFNEYYQGLEQGYYKKELNLIQEVKLDEINAYIKKHKEILNISFASIQNEN, translated from the coding sequence ATGCAATATTTAGAGAATCAAGGAATAAAAATTCCTTTTATTTTTGAAAAAAATCAAGATTTACCTATCGTTGTTTTAAAACTTGTTTTTCAAAATTGTGGACGAAGTTATGATGAAATTGCTGGACTTGCAAAAATGTTTTCTCGTATTTTAAACGAGGGAGTTGATGATCAATTTTTTAAAGAATTAGAATTTAGAGCCATTAGTTTAGAGGCAAGTAGTGGTTTTGAAAGTTTAGAAATTAATCTTTCTTGTTTAAATGAACATTTTAAATTTGCCATGCATCAAATTGAGCGATTATTGTTAAAACCTAGGATAGAAGAGAAAATTTTAAAAAAAATAAAAATTAATACTTTAGGTGAATTGGCAAGTAAAAAAAGTGACTTTGATTATTTAGCAAAAAATTTACTCAATTCTGAAGTTTTTGAATATTTAGAATTTCAAAGTCCTAACGATGGAGATGAAAAAAGCATAGAAAGTATTACTTTAGAATCATTACATCATTACTATAAAAAAAATATTCATTTAAATAATTTAGTGTGTGTTATAGGTGGAAATATTGAAGAAAAAGAAGCGAAAGATTTTTTAAATAGTCTACTTGAAAAGCTTCATAAAGGAGAAGTAAATAAAAATAAGAAATATGAGTTTTGTAAAAAAAATAAAGATAAAGTTTTAGTTCGAAAAGAAAGTGAACAAGCTTATATTTATTTTGCTACTCCGTTGCATTTGAGTTTTAATGATAAAGATATTCATCTAGCTAAAATCGCTTTATTTGTTTTGGGGCAAGGTGGATTTGGATCAAGAATTATGGAGGAAATTCGCGTAAAAAGAGGATTGGCTTATTCAGCTTATGCTATGCTAGATATAAGATTATCTTTTTCGAGAATTTTTGGATATTTGCAAACTAAGAATGAAAGCGCTACCGAGGCAAAAAAAATTATTAAAAAGCTCTTTGATAATTTTTTGCAATATGGCATTAATGAAAATGAACTTATTCAAGCTAAAAATTTTCTTATAGGTTCCTCTCCTTTGCGTTATGAAAGTCTTTCTAAACGCTTAGCTATAGCCTTTAATGAGTATTATCAAGGATTAGAGCAAGGGTATTATAAAAAAGAATTAAATTTGATACAAGAAGTAAAACTTGATGAAATTAATGCTTATATTAAGAAGCATAAAGAGATATTAAATATCAGTTTTGCTAGTATTCAAAATGAAAATTAA
- the recG gene encoding ATP-dependent DNA helicase RecG, which yields MKIKENDFELFKKLRIKSAIDLALILPKKIENLNPSKFPRENEICTQKIVLKSINYNKNQLFGTGFCKEWNKNISFVFFHPRPWHHKVLKIGKEIIFNAKLTFFNHFWQFNNPKILNSFENFVPKYQIQGIRDSKIQEFMKKYLTFENLKESGIDDKYINFILNLHAYDERSFAMFQNLNLFLNDLKYIEIFNFLRRLKAKKTHYKSYKIDIFNINNWLNQLPFLPTQDQLKALKDIEQDLNSSEAKRRVIMGDVGCGKTLILLGAALMVYPKQAILMAPTSILANQLYEEAKKLLPDFVNILFIKGGKKEKDLAQKLQRANLIIGTHALIHLENHEAVLVMIDEQHRFGSAQRQKIYTLNKKDFAPHFIQFSATPIPRTLSMIQSEFLQFSFVKQMPFKKDISTFCIQNEDFSRLNEKIKEEIAQNHQIIIIYPLVNPSDKIPYLSLEQASEYWQSHYEKVFITHGKDKQKDEILKRFRDEGNILLSTTVVEVGISLPRLSTIIIVGAERLGLATLHQLRGRVGRIGIKSTCYLYTKLKEIPMRLKEFANTLDGFKIAELDLKNRLSGDLLDGLFQHGNEFIFFDFSKDEEILKQAKEDLKNKNIID from the coding sequence ATGAAAATTAAAGAAAATGATTTTGAACTTTTTAAAAAGTTAAGAATAAAAAGTGCTATTGATTTAGCACTTATTTTGCCCAAAAAGATTGAAAATTTAAATCCAAGTAAATTTCCTAGAGAAAATGAAATTTGTACTCAAAAAATTGTTTTAAAAAGTATAAATTATAATAAAAATCAACTTTTTGGCACAGGATTTTGCAAAGAATGGAATAAAAACATTTCTTTTGTTTTTTTTCATCCAAGACCTTGGCATCATAAAGTTTTAAAAATAGGTAAAGAAATTATTTTTAATGCTAAACTGACCTTTTTTAATCATTTTTGGCAATTTAATAATCCTAAAATTTTAAATTCTTTTGAAAATTTTGTTCCAAAATATCAAATTCAAGGTATTAGAGATTCAAAAATTCAAGAATTTATGAAAAAATATCTTACTTTTGAAAATTTAAAAGAAAGTGGAATAGATGATAAATATATAAATTTTATTTTAAATTTACACGCTTATGATGAAAGAAGTTTTGCTATGTTTCAAAATTTAAATCTTTTTTTAAATGATTTAAAATATATTGAAATTTTTAATTTTCTAAGACGATTAAAGGCAAAAAAAACCCATTATAAATCTTATAAAATTGATATTTTCAATATCAATAATTGGCTCAATCAGCTCCCTTTTTTACCTACTCAAGATCAACTTAAAGCTTTAAAGGATATAGAGCAAGACTTAAATTCAAGCGAAGCTAAAAGACGGGTTATCATGGGTGATGTTGGATGCGGAAAAACCTTGATTTTATTAGGGGCTGCTCTAATGGTTTATCCAAAACAAGCAATTTTGATGGCGCCAACTAGTATACTTGCAAATCAGCTTTATGAAGAGGCAAAGAAACTTTTGCCCGATTTTGTTAATATTTTATTTATTAAAGGGGGTAAAAAGGAAAAAGATTTAGCTCAAAAATTACAAAGAGCTAATTTGATTATAGGCACTCACGCTTTAATACATTTGGAAAATCATGAAGCTGTTTTAGTGATGATTGATGAGCAACATCGTTTCGGTTCAGCCCAAAGGCAAAAAATTTATACTTTAAATAAAAAAGATTTTGCACCACACTTTATACAATTTTCAGCAACACCTATTCCAAGAACTTTAAGCATGATACAATCAGAATTTTTACAATTTAGTTTTGTTAAGCAAATGCCTTTTAAAAAAGATATTTCTACTTTTTGCATACAAAATGAAGATTTTTCACGATTAAATGAAAAGATAAAAGAAGAGATTGCGCAAAATCATCAAATTATCATCATTTATCCTTTGGTTAATCCAAGTGATAAAATTCCTTATCTTTCCTTGGAGCAAGCTAGTGAATATTGGCAAAGCCATTATGAAAAAGTTTTTATAACTCATGGAAAAGATAAACAAAAGGATGAAATTTTAAAGCGTTTTCGAGATGAAGGAAATATTTTACTAAGTACTACTGTTGTAGAGGTTGGAATTTCTTTGCCAAGATTAAGTACTATTATAATAGTTGGAGCGGAACGCTTAGGACTAGCTACTTTGCATCAGCTTCGAGGAAGAGTTGGAAGAATTGGAATTAAAAGTACGTGTTATCTTTATACAAAACTTAAAGAAATTCCTATGCGCTTGAAAGAATTTGCAAATACTTTAGATGGTTTTAAAATCGCAGAACTTGATCTTAAAAATCGCTTAAGCGGAGATTTGCTAGATGGTTTGTTTCAGCATGGAAATGAGTTTATTTTTTTTGATTTTTCAAAAGATGAAGAGATTTTAAAACAGGCAAAAGAGGATTTAAAAAATAAGAATATCATTGATTAA
- a CDS encoding group III truncated hemoglobin, whose amino-acid sequence MKSNTITQENIKMLMEIFYEKIRRDEKLGSIFNNAIGTSNQQWEEHKIKIGNFWSGILLGQGSYNGQPLKKHLDLPHFPEEFFEIWLKLFEESLSKIYNEEIKSIILQRAQMIASHFKNILYRNKESC is encoded by the coding sequence ATGAAATCAAACACCATCACTCAAGAAAATATAAAAATGCTTATGGAAATATTTTATGAAAAAATAAGAAGGGATGAAAAATTAGGGTCTATTTTTAATAATGCCATAGGAACAAGCAATCAACAATGGGAAGAGCATAAAATAAAAATAGGAAATTTTTGGTCAGGCATTCTTTTAGGTCAAGGCAGTTATAATGGACAACCTTTAAAAAAACATCTTGATTTACCTCATTTTCCTGAAGAATTTTTCGAAATTTGGTTAAAACTTTTTGAGGAAAGTTTAAGCAAAATCTATAATGAAGAAATAAAAAGTATAATTTTACAACGTGCGCAAATGATAGCTTCTCATTTTAAAAACATACTTTATCGAAATAAGGAATCTTGTTAA
- a CDS encoding Crp/Fnr family transcriptional regulator encodes MKDENFLKYLYKIGRIRKITKNNILFYEGEEAKHFFILLQGKIRVYKHAKMNKEITLHYFKPFDFIAEMPAFKKINYPASAICEEEGKVLEINFIEFENLCNKNNEFNLILISSLLNKIKILEKKILQNSLDLKTKLLKYILENEKKLDTILQKQIAIDLNVKVQSLSRVLKELKLAKLIDIKKGKIEIINKKILLDEVWQN; translated from the coding sequence ATGAAGGATGAAAATTTTTTAAAATATTTATATAAAATAGGAAGAATAAGAAAAATAACAAAAAATAATATTTTATTTTACGAGGGAGAGGAGGCAAAACATTTTTTTATTTTATTACAAGGAAAAATACGAGTTTATAAGCATGCCAAGATGAATAAAGAAATTACTTTGCATTATTTTAAACCCTTTGATTTTATTGCAGAAATGCCAGCTTTTAAAAAAATCAATTACCCAGCAAGTGCTATTTGTGAAGAAGAGGGTAAAGTATTAGAAATTAATTTTATTGAGTTTGAAAATTTATGCAATAAAAACAATGAATTTAACTTAATATTAATTAGCTCTCTATTAAATAAAATAAAAATTTTAGAGAAAAAAATATTGCAAAATTCTTTAGATTTGAAAACAAAATTACTAAAATATATTTTGGAAAATGAAAAAAAATTAGATACAATTCTCCAAAAACAAATTGCAATAGATTTAAATGTAAAAGTACAATCTTTATCTAGGGTATTAAAAGAGTTAAAGTTGGCTAAATTAATTGACATAAAAAAAGGTAAAATTGAAATTATAAATAAAAAAATACTCTTAGATGAAGTTTGGCAAAATTAA
- a CDS encoding amino acid ABC transporter permease, whose amino-acid sequence MDLNFIINHLNVFIAAAWLTLKLSFFGIVFSIIIGLFCILMSYFRIKFIEQICKIYIELSRNTPLLIQLFFLYYALPKFDIHLEQIPPLNLICLSVDETLRPAFACAIFGLSFLGGSYMAESFRSGFEAIRKQQFEAGLSLGFTKLGNFRYVILPQILAISISSISANIIFLIKETSVVSIIALPDLVTAMKDLNSLTYKTDELLFLLFMGYLCIILPISLILFFVEKRLSNA is encoded by the coding sequence ATGGATTTAAATTTTATAATTAATCATTTAAATGTATTTATAGCAGCTGCTTGGCTTACCTTAAAATTAAGTTTTTTTGGTATTGTGTTTTCTATAATCATAGGATTATTTTGCATCTTAATGAGTTATTTTAGGATCAAATTTATAGAACAAATTTGTAAAATTTATATAGAATTATCTCGCAATACACCTTTATTGATACAACTTTTTTTTCTTTACTATGCTTTACCTAAATTTGATATTCATTTAGAACAAATTCCTCCTTTAAATTTAATTTGTTTAAGTGTTGATGAAACTTTGCGTCCAGCTTTTGCTTGTGCAATTTTTGGTCTTAGTTTTTTAGGAGGATCTTATATGGCTGAGAGTTTTAGATCCGGATTTGAAGCTATTAGAAAGCAGCAATTTGAAGCAGGACTTTCTTTAGGTTTTACAAAATTAGGAAATTTCCGTTATGTTATTTTGCCTCAAATACTTGCTATTTCCATATCGAGTATTAGTGCAAATATTATTTTTCTTATCAAAGAAACCTCAGTGGTAAGCATTATAGCCTTGCCTGATTTGGTTACAGCTATGAAAGACCTAAATTCTTTAACCTATAAAACAGATGAGCTTTTGTTTCTTTTGTTTATGGGGTATTTATGCATTATCCTGCCAATCTCTTTGATATTATTTTTTGTAGAAAAAAGGCTTTCAAATGCTTAG
- a CDS encoding amino acid ABC transporter permease gives MLSLLNLDTLSRLWQGLFITLEISIISIIITSFFGLILGILMSFKNRYIYILCRFILEFVRIMPLLVWLFIVYFGFSRWLGVNLSSTVSAIIVFSIWGSFEMMDLVRSSLQSIPKHQYESAKSLGLNKFQAYFYIIIPQAFRRLTPVSMNLLTRMIKSTTFAYLIGSVELVKVGQQIIEFNNKNDLAPFIIYGFIFFIFFIICYPITLYSRKLEKKWS, from the coding sequence ATGCTTAGTTTATTAAATTTAGATACTTTAAGTCGTCTTTGGCAAGGCTTATTTATTACACTTGAAATTTCTATTATTAGCATTATAATTACCTCTTTTTTTGGGCTTATTCTAGGCATTTTGATGAGTTTTAAAAATCGTTATATCTATATTTTGTGCCGCTTTATTTTAGAATTTGTGAGAATTATGCCCCTTTTAGTTTGGCTTTTTATTGTATATTTTGGTTTTTCAAGATGGCTAGGAGTTAATTTAAGTAGTACGGTTTCAGCTATTATTGTATTTAGTATTTGGGGAAGTTTTGAAATGATGGATTTGGTTAGATCTTCATTGCAAAGTATTCCCAAGCACCAATATGAAAGTGCTAAAAGTTTAGGTTTAAATAAATTTCAAGCGTATTTTTATATCATTATTCCACAAGCTTTTCGTCGCCTTACTCCTGTGAGTATGAATTTGCTTACACGTATGATTAAAAGCACAACTTTTGCTTATTTAATCGGTAGTGTAGAACTTGTAAAGGTAGGACAGCAAATTATTGAATTTAACAATAAAAATGATTTGGCTCCTTTTATTATTTATGGTTTTATTTTTTTTATTTTTTTTATAATTTGTTACCCTATCACTTTATATTCTAGAAAATTAGAAAAAAAATGGAGTTAA
- a CDS encoding amino acid ABC transporter ATP-binding protein, giving the protein MSILKVKNLQKYYGTHHVLKNINLEVKQKEVVVILGPSGCGKSTFLRCINGLEEIADGVIQIGHDVIDKNFKDWTRVRQKVGMVFQSYELFEHLSVKDNILLGPLKVQKRSKEEVLKEAKIWLEKVGLIHKIDAFPRELSGGQKQRIAIVRSLCMNPELMLFDEVTAALDPEIVREVLEVMLNLAKDGMTMLIVTHEMGFAKAVADKIVFMDNGEIIEENNPHNFFENPKSERAKKFLNLFDYHK; this is encoded by the coding sequence ATGAGTATTTTAAAAGTAAAAAATTTGCAAAAATATTATGGAACCCATCATGTTTTAAAAAATATTAATTTAGAGGTAAAACAAAAAGAAGTTGTTGTGATTTTAGGTCCGAGTGGGTGCGGAAAATCAACTTTTTTAAGATGTATCAATGGTTTAGAAGAGATTGCAGATGGAGTAATACAAATTGGTCATGATGTTATTGACAAAAATTTTAAAGATTGGACAAGGGTACGTCAAAAAGTAGGTATGGTATTTCAATCCTATGAACTATTTGAACATTTAAGCGTTAAAGATAATATACTTTTAGGACCTTTAAAGGTGCAAAAAAGATCTAAAGAAGAAGTTTTAAAAGAAGCTAAGATATGGCTTGAAAAAGTAGGACTAATTCATAAGATAGATGCTTTTCCCAGAGAATTAAGTGGAGGGCAAAAACAAAGAATTGCTATTGTAAGAAGTCTTTGCATGAATCCAGAACTTATGCTTTTTGACGAAGTGACAGCAGCGCTTGATCCTGAAATTGTTCGCGAAGTATTAGAGGTTATGTTAAATTTAGCTAAAGATGGTATGACAATGTTGATTGTTACACATGAGATGGGTTTTGCTAAAGCTGTTGCCGATAAGATAGTTTTTATGGATAATGGTGAAATAATTGAGGAAAATAATCCACATAATTTTTTTGAAAACCCTAAAAGTGAAAGGGCAAAAAAATTTTTAAATTTGTTTGATTATCATAAATAA
- the tuf gene encoding elongation factor Tu: MAKEKFSRNKPHVNIGTIGHVDHGKTTLTAAISAVLSRRGLAELKDYDNIDNAPEEKERGITIATSHIEYETENRHYAHVDCPGHADYVKNMITGAAQMDGAILVVSAADGPMPQTREHILLSRQVGVPYIVVFMNKADMVDDAELLELVEMEIRELLSSYDFPGDDTPIISGSALKALEEAKAGQDGEWSKKVLDLMAAVDSYIPTPTRDTEKDFLMPIEDVFSISGRGTVVTGRIEKGVVKVGDTIEIVGIKDTQTTTVTGVEMFRKEMDQGEAGDNVGVLLRGTKKEEVIRGMVLAKPKSITPHTDFEAEVYILNKDEGGRHTPFFNNYRPQFYVRTTDVTGSIKLADGVEMVMPGENVRITVSLIAPVALEEGTRFAIREGGKTVGSGVVSKIIK; encoded by the coding sequence ATGGCTAAAGAAAAATTTTCACGTAATAAGCCACACGTAAATATAGGTACTATTGGTCACGTTGACCATGGTAAAACTACTTTGACAGCCGCTATTTCTGCTGTTCTTTCAAGAAGAGGTTTGGCAGAGCTTAAAGATTATGATAATATTGATAATGCTCCTGAAGAAAAAGAACGTGGTATTACTATTGCTACTTCTCATATTGAATATGAAACAGAAAATCGACATTATGCACACGTTGATTGCCCAGGACACGCTGACTATGTTAAAAATATGATTACAGGTGCTGCGCAAATGGATGGTGCAATTCTTGTTGTTTCTGCAGCAGATGGCCCAATGCCTCAAACTAGAGAGCATATTCTACTTTCTCGTCAAGTAGGTGTTCCATACATAGTTGTTTTTATGAATAAAGCAGATATGGTTGATGATGCTGAACTTTTAGAATTAGTCGAAATGGAAATTAGAGAATTATTAAGCTCTTATGATTTCCCAGGAGATGATACTCCAATTATTTCTGGTTCTGCATTAAAAGCCCTTGAAGAAGCTAAAGCTGGTCAAGATGGTGAGTGGTCTAAAAAAGTGCTAGATCTAATGGCAGCAGTTGATAGCTATATTCCAACTCCAACTCGTGATACTGAAAAAGATTTCTTGATGCCAATTGAAGATGTTTTCTCAATTTCTGGCCGTGGTACAGTTGTTACTGGAAGAATTGAAAAAGGTGTAGTTAAAGTAGGTGATACTATTGAAATTGTTGGTATTAAAGATACACAAACTACGACTGTTACTGGTGTTGAAATGTTTAGAAAAGAAATGGATCAAGGTGAAGCTGGAGATAACGTAGGTGTTCTTCTTCGTGGTACTAAAAAAGAAGAAGTTATTCGTGGAATGGTTCTTGCAAAACCAAAATCAATTACTCCTCATACTGATTTTGAAGCTGAAGTTTATATTTTAAATAAAGACGAAGGTGGTAGACATACTCCATTCTTTAATAATTATAGACCTCAATTTTATGTAAGAACAACGGATGTTACAGGTTCTATTAAATTAGCAGATGGCGTTGAAATGGTTATGCCAGGTGAAAACGTAAGAATTACAGTAAGCCTAATAGCTCCAGTAGCTCTTGAAGAAGGAACACGCTTTGCTATCCGTGAAGGCGGTAAAACAGTTGGTTCTGGTGTTGTTTCTAAAATAATTAAATAA
- the rpmG gene encoding 50S ribosomal protein L33, translating to MRIKIGLKCEECGDINYSTYKNSKNTTEKLELKKYCPRLKKHTLHKEVKLKS from the coding sequence ATGAGAATTAAAATTGGTTTAAAATGTGAAGAATGTGGTGATATTAATTACAGCACTTATAAAAATAGTAAAAATACAACTGAAAAGTTAGAATTAAAAAAATATTGTCCAAGATTGAAAAAACATACACTTCACAAAGAAGTAAAATTAAAAAGTTAA
- the secE gene encoding preprotein translocase subunit SecE: protein MEKLITYFKLSKAELRKVIFPLKEQVRNAYITVFIVVAVISVFLALVDWIMSSIVSLVI from the coding sequence ATGGAAAAATTAATAACTTATTTTAAATTATCAAAGGCTGAACTAAGGAAAGTAATTTTTCCTTTAAAAGAACAAGTTCGAAATGCTTATATTACTGTTTTTATAGTAGTTGCGGTTATTTCAGTATTTTTGGCATTAGTAGATTGGATTATGTCATCTATTGTTTCTTTGGTTATATAA
- the nusG gene encoding transcription termination/antitermination protein NusG, with product MNTYKWYAIQTYAGSEMAVKRAIENLVKDNGIEDRLKEIVVPTEDVIEFKNGKEKISERSLYSGYVFAHLDLNTELWHKIQSLPKVGRFIGESKKPTPLTEKDINLILEKVHNRAAPKPKISFEEGENVRITEGPFANFTAIVEEYDMVRGLLKLNVSIFGRSTPVEILYSQVEKII from the coding sequence ATGAATACTTATAAATGGTATGCAATTCAAACTTATGCTGGTAGTGAAATGGCTGTAAAAAGAGCTATTGAAAATTTGGTTAAAGATAATGGCATTGAAGATAGATTAAAAGAAATAGTTGTTCCAACAGAGGATGTTATCGAATTTAAAAATGGAAAAGAAAAGATTAGTGAAAGAAGTTTGTATTCAGGATATGTATTTGCACATCTTGATCTTAATACGGAACTTTGGCATAAAATTCAGTCTCTTCCTAAAGTTGGACGTTTTATTGGGGAGTCTAAGAAACCAACCCCTTTGACAGAAAAAGATATTAATTTAATTTTAGAAAAAGTTCATAATCGTGCAGCTCCTAAACCAAAAATTTCTTTTGAAGAAGGAGAAAATGTAAGAATTACCGAAGGCCCGTTTGCGAATTTTACTGCTATTGTAGAAGAATATGATATGGTTAGAGGTTTGCTGAAATTAAATGTTTCTATTTTTGGACGTTCAACTCCAGTAGAGATCTTGTATTCTCAAGTTGAAAAAATAATTTAA
- the rplK gene encoding 50S ribosomal protein L11 — MAKKVVGEIKLQIAATKANPSPPVGPALGQQGVNIMEFCKAFNERTKDMAGFNIPVVITVYADKSFTFITKQPPATDLIKKAAGISKGTDNPLKNKVGKLTRAQVLEIVDKKIADLNTKDREQAAKIIAGSARSMGVEIVD; from the coding sequence ATGGCTAAAAAAGTTGTAGGCGAAATTAAATTACAAATTGCTGCCACTAAAGCAAATCCGTCGCCACCAGTCGGTCCCGCTTTAGGTCAGCAAGGCGTTAATATTATGGAATTTTGTAAAGCTTTTAATGAAAGAACAAAGGATATGGCAGGTTTTAACATTCCTGTTGTTATCACAGTTTATGCAGATAAAAGTTTTACTTTTATTACAAAGCAACCACCAGCTACAGATTTAATCAAAAAAGCAGCTGGTATTTCTAAGGGCACAGATAATCCTTTAAAAAATAAAGTTGGAAAATTAACTCGTGCTCAAGTTTTGGAAATTGTTGATAAAAAAATTGCAGATTTGAATACTAAAGATAGAGAGCAAGCAGCAAAAATTATTGCCGGTTCAGCTCGTTCTATGGGTGTTGAAATCGTTGATTAA
- the rplA gene encoding 50S ribosomal protein L1: MAKMVKRLKNLLEKIDSNKIYSLKEAIETVKELKSAKFDETVEIALKLNVDPRHADQMIRGSVVLPAGTGKKVRVAVIAKDAKADEAKNAGADIVGSDDLVEEIQKGNMNFDVLIATPNLMGLVGKVGRILGPKGLMPNPKTGTVTMDVAQAVNNAKSGQVNFRVDKQGNIHAGLGKVSFSKEQLWDNISTFIKAINKHKPAAAKGRYIKNATLSLTMSPSVKLEIQELLDMK; encoded by the coding sequence ATGGCTAAAATGGTAAAAAGATTAAAAAATTTATTAGAAAAAATTGATTCAAATAAAATTTACAGTCTTAAGGAAGCAATAGAAACAGTTAAGGAATTAAAATCAGCAAAATTTGATGAAACTGTTGAAATCGCTTTAAAATTAAATGTTGATCCAAGACATGCTGATCAAATGATAAGAGGATCTGTTGTACTTCCTGCTGGTACAGGTAAAAAAGTTCGTGTAGCTGTCATTGCAAAAGATGCCAAGGCAGATGAAGCTAAAAATGCTGGAGCAGATATTGTTGGAAGTGATGATTTGGTTGAAGAAATTCAAAAAGGAAATATGAATTTTGACGTATTAATTGCAACTCCAAATTTAATGGGCTTAGTGGGTAAAGTAGGTAGAATTTTAGGCCCTAAAGGTTTGATGCCAAATCCAAAAACTGGAACAGTAACTATGGATGTTGCACAAGCTGTAAATAATGCTAAAAGTGGACAAGTAAATTTTAGAGTTGATAAGCAGGGAAATATCCACGCAGGACTTGGAAAAGTAAGTTTTTCTAAAGAGCAATTATGGGATAATATCTCAACTTTTATAAAAGCTATTAATAAGCATAAACCAGCTGCAGCAAAAGGTAGATATATTAAAAATGCCACTTTATCTTTAACTATGAGTCCATCGGTAAAACTTGAAATTCAAGAATTACTTGATATGAAATAA